The nucleotide sequence AACCCTTATAATTGTATTTCCCTGTCAGTAACATTGCATGAAAATAATCACCAAAATTGGTTATTACACGTTTTTATCTGTCCTGATTAGAAGACTAGGGTCCCTTCCCCAGAGCTACATAAAAACACTGCATCATAACAAACAAAATGCTCTGTGCAACATTAAAGCCGCCAATGAAGGATAGTAACGAAAATGTCATGTTTACTTCTATATATTATAACAAGTATCACACAAAACTACAACACAACCTTCACATTGAGCACATCCCATTATCACCTTCATACACAATGAATATCTTACAAACCATATTAAGGCTTGTTTAAAATCAATGTCTAACAATATTAACAAATCACTGGTACGTATTGGATGAGTAGAGTAaccaaggtgcctgtaccacgtgactttttcggctatgtgtgggacaatcggtagtcaacaaaacatcgcttcagataacgtttttgataatttcttcattaattcaaaaccatttactctgaatcagatgtatttgcgcaaacatacaatgtatgtagcttctctataaagaattacaatgtccgccctatttttttaaaccttcgacaatataataatgaacgtttttgttgattgaataaaaaatataccacacatagcatttcacttcgtgtgttttcaaacacgcggttgcacattttggaaaaaatacttaattaactttgcgcaaacttaacaaagttgtgtattttgacaatgaccgggcactcgtctttgttttttttgtaaatggttttgaattaatgaagaaattatcaaaaatattacCTGAAGCGATGTTTTGTTGACTACCGATTGTCACACACATTGCCAAAAAAGTCatgtggtacaggcaccttggtAACCACTACATGATTTTTGAGCCCTAAGCTCAAGCAGTAAGAGGCTTCTTTAAGTTAAACACCTCTAACATGAGAGGTTCTATCTCTGAAGGGTTCGCTCGCAAGATTATGGCGTAATGAACATCTGATAAGTTTTTCATCTCACTGATTAAGTTGATAATCTGTGTGAAAACCGCAGCACATTGGATGTATGAGAACTTCCATTCAAGGTAATGTTTCAAAAGTATGAGGTATTTGTCCTGCAGATTGGCCACTTCTGGTTTCACCTTCAACTCTGTGTTGATGGGACTGAAGATACACAGCATCTGAACCAAGGAGAACAATCGACTGTCATCCTCAAACAGGGTTTTCACCCGTTTACAGAACCCTATGTGAGCTTCATAAACTTCACTATAACCAACGGCATTCTTTAGAATTTTCGCTGAAATGCAACCAGTAGGCGTCATCCAGCCCTCGTTTTCGATATCGTAGAACCACGCCGAGCGCAGCAGAATCGCTGACAAGATACATGACTTCAACATGGTCAACTGATCGTCCGTGGGTAGCTGCTGGAAATCCTCCAACTTCTTAATGTACTTGATCAGTTTGCGCACAGCAATCGTGGAATTATTTATCAGATCACTGCAGCTGTTGTACCTCTGCTCCATTGGATTAACGTCACTGAGCATATCCCCGAGTGTTGCCGTGTACACGGCCCCCAGATTCTTAAACAATCCATGCTCTGCAGCCGTCACCTGGCGGAACAGAGCGGGATCCTTATCTGTGAACTCCGGGTCAAGAATGTCATCGAAACCATTTGCGCTCAGACTCCTATCTATCTCCTGTAATATTGCTCCCCTTTCAACAGTGAGCATCGACTGCTCAACGTCAAGTATCGAGTCCTCGGTATGGTCTGCCCTGCTGGAATCTGATTGGTCTGGCAGCATGTCTGCGTCGATTGGCTCCTCCTTGACAAGGTGAAGCATCGGGTCCGGCTGCTTGCTGCCCTTACGCGTACGATTCTGCATCACCTTCTGCATCCTGGCCTTCCGAGAATCATCATCTGAAATCAAtgtaagcctcgttctggaaaaaatgagcttaatgaatgtgcatttaCTGttcctttaaacaagaaatgccattacagcggaaagtgttgtccatgattagcctattaagactgcacaggctaatctgggacgacgctgggcaaaagcaatatgtcccccagtatagattGGGAgacataacaagagcaccaccttgcgggtgcagaccgctcatctatttttctttttaaaggtgtagggacctatctcaatttcaatcacaaaggatggagaggtggagtggagaggggtgtatagtgtgggggtgtggtcatttattacattattttccaaaaatgcaaacaaaatgcaaaaactaatttaattttcttttggggggggggggggggagggaggggatTCTTGCGTGAGatagttggacggtatttcaaaaataaaattataaaaataaatatatgtgttttttaaccatggtagaaaaaaacaagagatgtgtttgtcagaaacacaatgccctctattgtgccactttgatttttattttttttacctttgaccttgaagaatgaccttgaccttgaatttccaccactcaaaatgtgcagctttatgagaaggccgctttgaaatattatttttttgacctttgaccttgaaggatgaccttgaccttgaaggatgaccttgaacttccaccactcaaaatgtgcagcttcatgataatgccgctttgaattatttttttttacctttgacctgaaggatgaccttgaccttgaagaatgaccttgaccttgaacttccaccactcaaaatgtgcagcttcatgagaacgccactttgaatttaaaaaaaattaatttacctttaaccttgaaggataaccttgactgatgaccttgaacttccaccactcaaaatgtgcagcttcctgAGAACAccactttgaattaaaaaaaaataattttgaccttgaaggatgaccttgaccttgaactgccaCCACTAAAAAAATGTGCAggttcatgataacgccgctttgatttcttaaaattttgtttgacctttgaccttgaaggatgaccttgaccatgaaggatgaccttgaccttgaacctacaccactaacaagggacaaaattgtcacaaaaccaggttttcattgtgaaaaaaaaaatctgataaagggagaaaactcaaactgaacttttgaaatgaccaaaaaaaattaaccccctttgtaattttttttttttttttaaatctatttttagtcgtggcgaccttgacattggagatattgacgtgattctttcgtgggacacaccgtcccatgatggtgaacaaatgtgccaaatgattttaaaatctcacaatgaatgacatagttatggccaggacaagctcatttatggccatttttgacctttgaactcaaagtgtgaccttgaccttggagatatcgacgtaattatttcgcgcgacacaccgtccaatgatggtgaacaaatgtgccaaatgattttaaaatctgacgatgaacgacatagttatggctcggacaagctcatttatggccatttttgacctttgaactcaaagtgtgaccttgaccttggagatatcgacgtaattatttcgcgcgacacaccgtccaatgatggtgaacaaatgtgccaaatgattttaaaatctgacaatgaacgacatagttatggcccggacaagcttattcggccagcccgccagcccgccagccagccagccagcccgccagccagccagcccgcctgcattcgccaatctaataaccagttttttccttcggaaaacctggttaaaaatgtgcagcttcatgataacgccgctttgaatattttttttgacctttgaccttgaaggataaccttgaccttgaagaatgaccttgaccttccaccactcaaaatgtgcagcttcatgagatacacatgcatgccaaatatcaagttgctatcttaaaaagtgaaaaagtaatggccaatgttcaagtttttttAGGACTGACTGACatacggactgacatactgacggacagttctatgccaccctactggggggggggggggggggcgggaggcgtgggggatggtttggacggagtcaattgtggtatgtcaggtaagagttgttttgttgaagtatcaatcaaatctaatcataaataaagaagttttagcaaaatttaataatttgaccttgagagtaaaggtcattcaaaggtcaaggtaaaattcattttgtcaggtacagtaccctcatga is from Dreissena polymorpha isolate Duluth1 chromosome 14, UMN_Dpol_1.0, whole genome shotgun sequence and encodes:
- the LOC127858826 gene encoding nuclear hormone receptor HR96-like; protein product: MMKNGQTSMTSLDGEEMSQSSADSSSLYNFNSQTASSKGMLESDTSLDEENNIKKLSDNNKDRRSPIKKRRSKDSRFCKVCGDKALGYNFNAMTCESCKAFFRRNALKESTLACLFESNCSIDIRTRRFCPHCRLAKCYDVGMKKEMILDDDSRKARMQKVMQNRTRKGSKQPDPMLHLVKEEPIDADMLPDQSDSSRADHTEDSILDVEQSMLTVERGAILQEIDRSLSANGFDDILDPEFTDKDPALFRQVTAAEHGLFKNLGAVYTATLGDMLSDVNPMEQRYNSCSDLINNSTIAVRKLIKYIKKLEDFQQLPTDDQLTMLKSCILSAILLRSAWFYDIENEGWMTPTGCISAKILKNAVGYSEVYEAHIGFCKRVKTLFEDDSRLFSLVQMLCIFSPINTELKVKPEVANLQDKYLILLKHYLEWKFSYIQCAAVFTQIINLISEMKNLSDVHYAIILRANPSEIEPLMLEVFNLKKPLTA